In the genome of Shewanella denitrificans OS217, the window GCCGATTTCTGGATGCAAGTGCCAGGTTTCGATAAAGAGCTCTGTGCGCTAACTATTATCGCCATGGATAACCATGGTTATCAAAACCTGACTCAAATCATCAGCCAAGCTTATTTGCGCGGCCAGATCAATGGCAGGGTGGTGATAGATCAAGACTGGTTGGTGACTTACAATCAAGGGATTTTAGTCTTGTCTGGCGCCAAAGAGGGCGATGTGGGCAAGGCGTTGCTTAAGGGGAATCTTCCCCAAGTAGACTCCTTAATCCAGTTTTACCAGACGCATTTCGATGGCCGTTATTTTCTAGAGCTTATTCGCACAGGCCGCAGCGACGAAGAACGTTACTTGCATATGGCGGTTAATCTAGCCAAGGAACGTGATTTGCCTGTGGTGGCCACCAATCAGGTGGTGTTCCTTAAGGCTGATGATTTCGAGTCCCATGAAATCCGCGTTGCCATTAGTGATGGCTATACCTTAGCCGATCCTCGCCGGCCAAAAACCTACAGTGCCGAGCAATACCTTCGCAGCGAAGAGGAAATGTGTGCGCTGTTTAGCGACATTCCTTCGGCCTTAAGTAACTCAGTTGAAATCGCCAAGCGTTGTAATGTCACCATACGCTTGTATGAGTACTTCCTGCCTAATTTTCCCACAGGGGATTTATCCACTGAAGACTTTTTGGTGGTGGTGTCCGAAAAGGGCCTTGAGGAGCGGCTGGAATTTTTATTCCCAGATGAGCAAGTGCGCGCCCAAAGACGCGGCGAGTATGATGAGCGATTAGCCATTGAGCTCAAAGTGATTAACCAGATGGGATTCCCAGGTTACTTCCTTATCGTGATGGAGTTTATCCAATGGGGTAAAGACAACGGCATTCCAGTGGGCCCAGGTCGTGGTTCGGGTGCAGGCTCCTTGGTGGCTTATGCCCTTAAAATTACTGACCTTGACCCGTTAGAGTTTGACTTGCTGTTCGAGCGCTTCTTAAACCCTGAGCGTGTCTCCATGCCCGACTTTGACGTCGACTTCTGCATGGACAGGCGCGATGAAGTGATAGACCACGTGGCCGACTTGTATGGCCGCGAAGCTGTGTCGCAAATCATTACCTTCGGTACCATGGCCGCTAAAGCTGTGGTGCGGGATGTGGGTAGGGTGCTTGGGCACCCCTATGGTTTCGTCGATAGAATTTCAAAGCTTATCCCAGCAGAGCCTGGGATGACGTTAGCAAAAGCCTTTGAAGTAGAACCGGCTCTGCAAGAGTCCTATGATGGCGATGAAGATGTTAAAGAGCTCATCGACATGTGTCGCCGCCTTGAAGGCGTGACTCGTAACGCCGGTAAACATGCTGGGGGCGTGGTTATCGCGCCCACAAAGATAACCGACTTCTCGCCGCTGTATTGCGACGCCGAAGGCAATAACCCTGTGACCCAGTTCGATAAAAACGACGTTGAAACGGCGGGTCTAGTCAAATTCGACTTCTTGGGTCTTCGAACCTTAACCATCATCGACTGGGCGCTTGAGATGGTTAACAAGGTGCAATTGCAAAATGGCTTAGATCCCATTCGCATCGAAGCCATTCCTCTGGACGATCCTAAGTGCTTTAAATTATTGCAGCGTTACGAAACCACTGCGGTATTCCAGCTTGAATCCCGCGGCATGAAAGATTTGATCAAACGTCTGCAGCCGGATTGCTTCGAAGACATGATTGCTTTGGTGGCCCTGTTCCGCCCCGGCCCATTGCAGTCCGGCATGGTTGATAACTTTATCGAACGTAAGCACGGCCGTGAGGAAGTGTCTTACCCCGATGCCCAGTATCAGCACGAGTCATTACGTGAGCTCTTGTCACCCACCTACGGCATTATTCTCTATCAAGAGCAGGTGATGCAGATAGCTCAGGTGTTATCTGGCTATACCTTAGGTGGCGCCGACATGCTGCGCCGCGCCATGGGTAAGAAAAAACCCGAAGAAATGGCCAAGCAGCGCGGCACCTTTAAGGAAGGGGCGATAAACAACGGTATCGATGGCGAGCTATCGATGAAAATCTTCGACTTGGTGGAAAAATTCGCCGGTTACGGTTTCAACAAGTCTCACTCCGCCGCCTACGCTTTAGTGTCTTACCAAACCCTGTGGCTTAAGACGCATTTCCCCGCTCAGTTTATGGCGGCGGTGATGTCCGCGGATATGGATAACACAGATAAAATCGTCACCTTAGTGGATGAGTGTGAGCGCATGGGCTTGCCGCTTATTCCTCCGGATGTGAACAAGGGCTTATTTAAGTTTACTGTGGATGAGGCCTTTAATATTGTCTACGGAATTGGCGCCATTAAAGGCGTGGGTGAGGGGCCGGTGGAGTCCATTCTTGAGGCCAGAGTGAATGGACCTTTTACCGATTTATTCGATTTTTGTGCTCGAGTGGATTTGAAGAAACTCAATAAACGTATCATCGAAAAGCTCATTTGTGCTGGTGCGCTGGACAGCCTTGGGCCGCACCGCGCCTCCATGATGGCAACCTTACCACAGGCCATCAGCGCCGCGGCGCAGCACGCCAAAGCCGAGGCCATAGGTCAGCACGATATGTTTGGCTTGCTGAACAGTGAGCCCGAAGATAACAAACAACAGTTTGTGGAATGTATGCCTTGGCCGGATAAAATCTGGCTCGAAGGTGAGCGTGATACTTTAGGCTTGTACCTGACAGGTCACCCCATCAACCAGTATTTGAAAGAGCTTAAGCAATACACCTCGGGTCGATTAAAGGACGTACACCCCACCGAGCGCGGTAAAACCGCCAAAGCAGCGGGGCTTGTGGTGGCAACCCGAGTGATGCTCACCAAGCGCGGCGCCAAGATGGGGCTGGTGACTTTAGATGATAAGAGCGCGCGGCTTGAGGTGATGTTATTTACCGAAGCCTTTGAGAAGTTTAATCATCTGCTGGAAAAAGATCGCATCTTAATCTGCGAAGGCGAGGTCAGCTATGATGATTTTGCCGGCGGCAATCGCATGACGGCGCGCAATATCATCGACATAGGTGAGGCAAGGAGTCATTTTGCCCGCGCCGTTGAGCTTAGGTTAGCGGCAGAGCGAGTACCAGATGAAGCTTGGCTTGAGCAATTTAAAGCGACCCTTGAGCCTTGGAAAGGGGGCGCTGTGCCTGTGGTGATTGATTATATGCAAGAAGGCACACGGGCAAGTTTCACCTTAGGGGCAGCATGGCAGGTGAATCCCAGTGATGAGCTTATGTTAGCTCTGGAGTCCTTGTTAGGCTCTGAAAATGTTAAACTTAAATTTGATTAGTGAAGCCGAGCTAGGGATTACATTTAGTGCCACCGAGTGAACATTTCTGTTAGGGTTAACCTACTTAAGTACTAGCCTAACACTGAGGTGGGCTTAGATGAATAACACAGACATTTGCGCCAACATAGCGCGCCTTGCACTGCCATTACTGACGCACTGTGCTTCTAAACCAGCAGCTAAACTAGTGCTGGCTTACAGCGGCGGCGTTGACTCAGAAGTGCTCGCCGCAGGCTTAAGCTTATTCAGTCAATTTCATCCCGAGATAGATTGCCGCTTATTGCATGTACATCATGGTCTCAGTGCCCACGCCGATAGCTGGACTGAACACTGCCGTAAGCGCGCTGCCTTTTATGGCTTGCCACTCATAGTCGAGAAAGTCTCAGTGCAAAAAGGCAAGCGTGAAAGCTTAGAAGCCAAGGCCAGAGCCGCCCGCTATCATGCCATCGCTCAGCATTTACATCAGAATGATATTTTGCTCACCGCACACCATGAAGACGATCAGCTCGAGACCTTGTTACTGGCGCTAAAGCGAGGCCAAGGCCCTAAAGGATTAGCCGCCATGGGGGAGTGTCAGCGAAAGGACCATTATTGGCTACTACGGCCCTTGCTCAGTGTTTCACGGCAGCAGATAGAAGCCTTAGCGGCATCAGAAGCCCTAGTTCATATCGAAGATGACAGTAATCAAGATGACAGTTTTGATAGAAACTTCCTTCGCCTCGAAATCATCCCCGCCCTTAAGCGCCGCTGGCCAAGCTATGCCCAAACGGCCAGTCGCAGTGCTAGGTTATGCGCCGAGCAGCAGGCGGCCATAGAAGAAGAGGCTGCGTCGAGATTGCAGCCCTACTTGGATGAAACCACGCCATTGGAGGGGACAGGGTTTAGCCTCGCGGATTTTTCATCTGAGAGTCTCATTTGGCAAAAACTGCTATTTCGAAGCTACCTCAGCAGCTTAGGTTTAGCCGCGCCTTCTTCATCACAGCTAGATCAAATTATTCAGCAGCAGTTATTAGCCAAAGAAGATGCCAAGCTCAGTGTAGATTGCGAGCAATACCAAGTGAAACGCTTCGCGGGTAAAGCTTTTGCGGTCGCCAGAGCCACAGCCTCCACTGACGCAGAGAAAGCTTGCTTATTGCAGCAATTATTGGCTGTGATTAATGGGGATAAAACTTGCGTTAATATTCCTAAATCCTTTTTTTTTAGCCAGAATAAGACTCAAGTCGCACCCAAATGGACATTGAGCATCAGTGCCACCGGTATACGTTTAGCCTTACCCCGTGATTTAGCTTCGGTGAGTATTAAATATGGCGCGCCAAGCAGTGTTAAATGTCAGCCACATTTTCGCCCTAAGGGCCGCGAGCTTAAAAAGTTGTGGCAAGAGTTACAGATCCCACCTTGGCGCCGCGCCCAAGTGCCCTTGATCTATTATGGTGAGCATCTTGTTGCGGCAGTGGGGTTTTGGGTAGACAAAGCCTATTTGGCCAAAGGCGACGACTTAGGGGTACAGGTGGCGCTAGAAGCACTCAGATAAGTGGCTAATCATCACTCAATGAGAGCAAAAGTATTGCCTAAAAGACCGCTGTTGATCGTCTATTGAGCAGTTGGGCATTTTTATGTGATTAATATGCGATTAGCCCTTTACATAGTGAGGTGAGATAGCTATTATCTCGCTCGTTCGGAGGGATGGCAGAGTGGTCGAATGCACCGGTCTTGAAAACCGGCAAGGGTTTATAGCCCTTCTAGGGTTCAAATCCCTATCCCTCCGCCACATTCAACAAAAAAGCCTTATCAGAAATGATAAGGCTTTTTTGTTGGGCGAAGGAAAGGGATTTGAACCCAAGGGTTCCTTTTTATTAGTGTAATGGTCAAGTTTTTCTGGAGAGATTTTAAGCCGCTTTTTTTAACTCATTATATTTTTGATGTGGCGTCTTATAATCTATTGCCGAATGTCTGCGTTTGTAATTGTAGAACTGAATATATTGCTCAACCACGCTCACTACTGCGCTGTGATTTATAAATGCTAAATGGTTTAATCTTTCAGTCTTTAAACTCCTAAAAAATCGTTCCATCACCGCATTATCCCAGCAATTGCCTCTACGACTCATGCTTTGCTCGATACCTAAGTGTTTTAGCCGCTCTCTAAACACTTTGGCTGAGTACTGACAGCCCTGGTCGGAGTGAAACATCAATGCCTGTGTATTGGGCCTCTTACGTTGTATCGCGTTATTTAAGGCCGCTGTCGCTAATGCTGCATTGGGTTGACTTGATAAAGCATATCCAACGATCTCTTTGGTTCCTAAATCAAGCACACAGGCTAAATAACTCCAGCCTTGATGTGATTTTATATAGGTAATATCACCAACCCAGTGAGTATTATAAGTCGTAGGATTAAACTGTCGTCTAAGCAAATTAGGGGCGTAAACTTGCTCCTCACCTTGGTTAGGATAGTAATGCTTTTTCTTTGGCCTAATCGCCCTTAGCCCCAAGTTTTTCATGACCGTAGAAATAGCGTAAACACCTACTCTACAATCTAAATCAAGTAGTTCAGCCTGTATTCTTCGTTTGCCATAAGTAGAGTAAGAATCAGTGAAAACTTCCTCAACCAACTGCATAACTGACTGTTTCTTAATACTTAACGGTATTGGTTTATAATAAAAACTACTGCAATTTATTTCGAAGGCGCGACATAACTCATTCACTTTAAACTCGGGGTTTGCTTTCTTTACTTCGCACATCATTTTAAGTTTTGATTGTCTCGAATGAAGAAAGCTGCAGCCTTTTTTAAGATATCATTATCCCTCATGGCTTGTTTTAGTTGGGCTTCTAGAAGCTGTATTCTTCGTTGGTCTTCAGTTAATGCTTTGGCATTTTCTGGGGTTTTACCGGCTAATTCAGCTTGATACTGTACTTTCCATCTAGACACCGCAGATTTACCGGCACCTGACATATCTTCAATTTGCTTGTTCGTGTAACCCTGTTCGACCATCAGCTTGGCATATTCTAATTTTTGAAGAGGGCTGATATGGACTGCGCTTTTTCTAGTCATGTTTAATACCGATAAGATTTTGTGTATTTTAAGCTGAAAATCACTCCAGTTTCATTAGACCATTACATAGAGAAAGCTATCCCTCCGAAAGATCACAAGCAAACATAAACAGAAAATCTTGTTTTTGGCGAAGGAAAGGGATTTGAACCCAAGGGTTCCTCTTACTTTTTGTCATCAAGTGCAAGCTAAGCTATCCCTCCGATACATCAAAAGCAAAAGCTGACAGCAATGATAAGGCTTTTTTGTTTTGGCCCTACTAGCTGAAAAGAGTGGGAGCAGGGATTTAAACCTAGGGTTCCTTTTTCTCCTTGTTAAAAAGTGCAAGCTTAGCTTTCCCTCAGAAAAATAAATCAATAATTCACAGTTGAAAAATAAAAAGATACTTCTTTTCTTTTTGTTCAGGTGATAAATTATTGGTTAGGCAGCTATGTGGAGGAAAACAAGGCTTCAGTTGATTATATTATCCTCACTTACATATGTGCTATAGAATGGTTCGATGAAAAGGAATTTCAATCAAAAGCTCATCATGACTCAATATAAATTGTTTAAAAATCGCTCTACAGCCCAAAGTTATCATAAAAATTAGCTATAGCATCATGATGCAGATAAATTAATCTGGACTGGACTTCAGCCAAGTCAAACAATCAATGTATGTCTTGCAAGCTGCGCGACGCATAAAGACTGAAACTTTATATTGCACAGAACTAAGATCTGGTTTTCAGGGCTAGAGTTTTGATAAAATAAAAAATTAAGGAAAAAAGACCTATGAATCCAATTATTAAAGCGCAGCTAGATACGTTTAAAGAAAAGAACCCAAATTCAACTTTTACCGAATCAGACTTCTTTGAGGTTATGTCAATTTTTTCGTTGGAAAATGGAATTCTTGGAGAAAACATCGACCCCTTTAGAGCTCATTTAAAAGGGAATGAATTTGGTATAGATGGTGTTGCCATTTCTATTCAGGGAACACTTTGTACTGATGCTGATGAGGCGGAAGATATCCTATCTATAGGAAAAAATCATACCTCAGATTTTCGTTTTTATCAGTCGAAAACGTCAGACAGTCTGGATTACGGTAATATTTCAAAATTTTTAGATGCGGTACATGATTTTTTTACTAATAAAAGATTAGTAAAAGGTACGCAATTAGAAAGTCTGGTTGAAGTAAAAGATAAAATATACGAGAAGGCCGCTAAAACTAGTCCTTCATTGAGATGTTACTACTGTACGACAGGATCTGGTCAAGTTTCAGATGTGATACAACAATTGATAGCAACAAACAAAACTCGATTAGTTGAGTTAAATATATTTGATCAAATACACATCGAATGTGTAGGTGCTAAAATAATTCAAAATGGTTTTAGATCTGCGACCAATTCATCATCTGCAAAATTAAACTTTCAAAAAGCAATAACTATGCCTGCTCACGAGAAAGTTGACGAAGCATATATAGGGTATGTACCAGCGTCTGAAATTTTAGCAATATCTCTTGGTGAGGCTGATGCTGAAGGGATTCGACACATAAATAGAGCATTATTCTACGATAATGTTAGAGACTTTAATCCAGAGTCAGAAATAAATAAATCAATTATCTCTGAATTAGAGTCAGGTGATAACGCTTCATTTGTTTTCAAAAATAACGGTATAACTGTAGTCTCTAAAAGTATAGATAGAAAAGGTGATATTTTTACGATTGAAGATCCCGAATTCAACTCCGAAGTGCGACACTTACCAAATTAAGCGGCTAATTGTTTAAACACAACAGCTGGCTGCTTAAACTTCAAACATTTCTTAGGTCTGTAATTAATCCTGTTCTGGGCAAATAAGATGATGGCGTCGCTTACTGTCCTTAAGTCAGTCCCTTTTTTTACATACTGCCTTAATAAACCGTTGGCATTTTCATTGGCGCCACGTTCCCAAGAACTATACGGATGAGCAAAGTAAAACGAGGTATCTAGCGCGTTGGCTATGACTTCATGATGAGCGAATTCACGACCATTATCGGCAGTTATAGTGTGCACATATTGCTTATAGGGCATCAATAATTCGATAGTCGCTTTAGTCACATCTTCAGCAGATTTTGAGGCCACTTTCTTTATTAAATAAAAACGGGTCTTTCGCTCTAAAATTGTCACGATTGAACCTGTCCCATGCTTGCCTAATACGGTATCGATTTCCCAATCACCAAAACGCTCACGGGTATCAACGATGGCAGGTCTAGAGTCGATAGAGGTACCATTTTTAATCGCTGGCGCTTTCTCTTTTTTACCTCTGCGATAGCGCTTATGACCCTGCCGTAGGTGGCGATATAGCTTGCCGCCTTGACGTTTATTTCTTGCCACAAAGCGGTAAATCCATTCATGACTAACCGCTTGGTTCATGCCCGATAACACCCGTGAAATCTGCTCTGGGCTCCAATCATGTTGCAGTAGGAAGCGGACGACGTTTATTCTTGTATCGGGGATCGTATATTTGGCTGAATGACGCCGCATCTTACACGCACTGGCTTGAGCGCTGTCAGGACAATAACCCTGCAGGGCATGACAACGTTTTAGTTCTCGATAGACAGTCGCACGATGACAATTGATAGCTTTTGCAATCAAAGTTATCGAAATACCCTGGTCTAAAAGGACTGAAATCTGATATCTTCTTCCCTCAGTCAACTGCTGATAACTCATAGTGATACTCTTTTTTCTTTGGCGAGATAAAGCCTACCACTTTCAGCAGTTGGCTTCTTCTACGCCTCAATTAAGAGTGTCGCAGTTATTATCTGAATTCGGGATTATCAAATTGTAAATGGGTGCCAAACCACCAATATCTTGGCTCATATTAGAGAAAAAGCTGAAAGTATTTCAGTTCCATTGCGATTAATCGGTTGTAGCGATGTTGATTTCGTGTCTAGTGTCATCATTGGCACTAATCGGCAAAATGAAGTTAAAGAAGATCAGTTTTGGGCGATGCGTCCATTTATGAAGGACTTAGAAGAATATTGTGCCTCCCAAAGCAGTGATAACAAGATATTTATTGAAAGACGAGATAATCAGTATCGAGACATTTCAATTGAACGTACACGAATTTTTAAACCTTCGGATTTGATGAAGGTTGCTGCAGCAATGTTCTTTTATCAACCGCATCGTGCAGCACGCGACCATAGAGGGATTAGAAGTGAGTTTTCTAACCGAATTTTTTCGGATGGTCATAATGTCGAGCTTTATCATATCGCAGCTTTAGCACTGTATAAGTTTGACTTCCTAGTTCGTACGTCAAAGGTTGATAGGTCGCGAGTTATTTTCAGGTTTTATGCTTTATATGCTTTATTTAGAAAACATTGGAAAACGCCAAACATATTGGATGCATCGCCAAAATCGCAGAAAAATGTCAGAAACGAAGTAATTGCTGTTTTAAATGATAATGATAAATTTTCAGCTCAAATTGAAGAGGTTGCTGGATATCTCGAACAAATAATATCTGAAGCAGATATTACCACTCGTGAAAAAATTCGAGATTACATCAGAACTGAAAGTGTAGTCGTTGAATTTAGTCGCAGATTATTTTCCTAAAAAGGAGGGTTGGTAGCTTAATGTCATCAATCGTATTCAGTCAATGTCGTGTATAGAAAATAGATGTGATCTGGCTGTTTATCATGCCTGAAAAATATTTATATGTTTGATTATATTGTGGACGGAAAGGGATCTGGGATTTGAATCCAAGGTGTCCTTTCATGAGAGGCTAAGTTATTCATCCTTTTCTTTCAACAGTGATCAGGAAAAATGCTTGATGCTGGTTTGCCTAGTTGTCTTTATCAACACGTTTTGAGGATGGTCGTAAACGAAATACGCCTATAAGCATAGGTGTAAGATGTTAGTTAGACAAATATGACTATAATGTATTGGTTGAAACTCAATCAAAATGATAAAGGTGAATCTTATGGAAAAGGAAATCGCAATAATCACATTACATGGAATGGGCGACTATAAACCCAATTATTTTGAGGCGCTAAAAAATCAGCTCGAAAAAAAGCTAGGTACTAAGTGGGATAAAATTGCTTTTGAGCCTGTTCAATATCAACCCATCCTACAACAAAACCAAATCAAGATTTGGCAAAGAATGAATTCTTACCCGCTAGATGGCTCAATATTGAGACGCTTTTTACTATTTGGTTTCTCTGATGCGGGTTCATTGGAATATAGTGCTAGATCTAAAGTAAGTGTGCAATATATAGAAGTTCAAAAAGAAATTATGCAGGCTTTGGATAAATTATATGTTGAACTTGGGAATAACGATAAACCTGTAATAATTATTGCGCAATCATTAGGGTGTCAGGTAATTTCAAATTACATTTGGGATGCAAAACATGACTCAGGAATATTTAATGGACTTGAACCTGATGCATCTGCTCAATTAAAAAGCTTTAGACGTCTTAATAGTTGTGTTCATTTATTAACTACGGGGTGTAACATTCCAATGTTTGTTGCTGGCCTCAATCCTATTGAGGCCATTCAGAAACCAAATAATGAGTTCACATGGTTTAACTACTACGATAGAGACGATGTTCTGGGCTGGCCGCTGTCTCCACTAAGTGACTCATACGGTGCTCTAGTAAAGGATCATGAAATTAATGCCGGCGGTATTTTTTCTAGCTGGAATCCGTGGAGCCATGGACAATATTGGACAGATAAAGATGTCCTCAATTCGCTAATTGACAGAATACGGAGGTATATTTAATAGCTAATCACTATCCAGAACAGGAGGGGATTTGTGGTATTTAGAGACTTTCGCTCTATTTACATTAGTGCCACTAGCAAGTGTAAATAGTTCTCAAGAGTTATTTCAACTTGTAATAGGGCTTGAAAATATTGTCTCATAGTCGGGGGCTAGAGGTATCTAGCCTCTCTAGCCTCTCTAGCCCCTACCGCTGCATGCGGCTCAGCACAGCGCGGTTCATTTAGGATCTCTAACTTGTTTTCTGATTGGCTTCTTAGTTTCGAGAATGAATTGCAAACTATCCATCATTTCTTAATGAATACAACGCAGCATAACTCACTTTTCATTCGAGCTTGCCATTCGCTAACAGTTAACCTTTAATAACATAATGTTATTAAATAGTGATCTTCCTACAAAGGACTTTCACTCAACATGGCCATGCTGAGCGTATACAAGCAAAGGTTGTATAGCACTCAGGAGCAAGAACTGACTACGTTTTGAACGTACATTTGCTGTAGTTAATTGATAATCAGGGAGAATAAAATGCGAAGGATAACCGAATGCCTTTTTTTAACATTACTATTTCTTAGCCCAATTAATGCTGCGCAAGCTGAGATTGAAGATAAATTTCTACGAAGTATCTTCGGGTATTTAGCCGAAGCTCGAGATATGAACCTCGTAGCATATAGTGGCGAAAAAGTTGCAGAAATAGGCAGAATGTATTATTTAGAGGATCCAGATTCTATTAAAAGACTCGCACTTTGGACAAAAAGGGGGAAAGGTCTAAAGCTATTCGAGTACCAAACAGGTTTCGATATGAGCCAGGAAATCGATATTCAGCAAGAAGAAAGCTATCAAATCCAATCGAAGTATTCTGATTATCTAGCTGGAGCTCTTAAAGCTGAATTAAAAGAAAAAGGAATCAAAGCAAGTGTATTTAAGAAAGCTGTTCGAGATGCCCAAATCAAGTTTAAAGTATTCAGAAAAGTAGTCCCTGGAAAGGTAGTATCCGACTTGGTAAATAAGGATAAACAAAAAATCATTCGTGAATATATAGAGTTTGGCCTTGGTGAAGGCTTGGTCATTCCCTTTCAGCAACTAATTATTGCTGACTTTTCATACAATGAAGCAAGCTCTTTTGAGCTCGGCGCACTGCTCGGGGTCGAACTACTTGAGTCATTGAAAGCGGAGCTTTCAGCTAATGTTGTCACCAGCCAAAAAACAAAAACAGAACTTCCAGCTTCAGCAACTATCGCTTTCAAGCCTTACCCTGTTTATTTCAAAGATACGGACATTTTTGTAATCTGGCCTTAGTTAAGTTAGAACATCTAACCATACATTAAGAATAGGCCACATGCGGCGTCCTATCCTTAGCGTACTATTTTTACGTCAGTAGCATGAGCCCATAAGAAGTTGTATCTTTTTTCCTATTTATTAAGTATCAGACAGGGTTGAGGTTAATGCTACAAGCCGAAGGCGTATTGTGCTAAAAGGGGGTTAATGCTATGTTGCTCAGTGAGTTAGAGCCTAATTTAGGCGCAAATTAGTCATATCACCTTTATCGAGTATTTCATGAAACTCCAAGATATATTGTTAGCCATATTGGTTGTTATGATTTGGGGCATTAACTTCTCTTTTATTAAAATAGGCTTAGAGGAGTTACCCCCAATACTATTTTCAGCGTTACGTTTTGCCATTGTGGCCATTCCTGCGGTTTTCTTTATCCCATTCCCTAAAACATCGGTGTGGAATGTGATCGGAGTGGGGCTGTTTTTAGGAGTGTTCAAATTCGGGCTGCTGTTTGTCGCCATGAAGTCAGATGCATCGGCGGGTTTATCATCACTTATCCTGCAAGCCCAAGTATTTTTCACCATAGGCTTGAGCGTATTCTTTTTCAAAGAAATGCTAACAAAAACACAAATACTCGGGGTCTGTATTGCGGCAATAGGCTTTAGTTTCTTCATCTTTAATGCGGGGGGAAACATTACTGCTGTCGGTTTGATGCTTATTTTGTTAGCGGCTTTTTTCTGGGCAATATCAAACTTAATCATGAAGCGGGTCACTCAAGTGAACCTGTTACATTTTATGGTCTGGGTGCCCCTATACCCCTGCTGATGTTATC includes:
- the dnaE gene encoding DNA polymerase III subunit alpha: MTDPRFVHLRVHSDFSMTDGVAKVKPILAEAERQGMAAIALTDQNNFCGLVKFYGGCHNAGIKPIVGADFWMQVPGFDKELCALTIIAMDNHGYQNLTQIISQAYLRGQINGRVVIDQDWLVTYNQGILVLSGAKEGDVGKALLKGNLPQVDSLIQFYQTHFDGRYFLELIRTGRSDEERYLHMAVNLAKERDLPVVATNQVVFLKADDFESHEIRVAISDGYTLADPRRPKTYSAEQYLRSEEEMCALFSDIPSALSNSVEIAKRCNVTIRLYEYFLPNFPTGDLSTEDFLVVVSEKGLEERLEFLFPDEQVRAQRRGEYDERLAIELKVINQMGFPGYFLIVMEFIQWGKDNGIPVGPGRGSGAGSLVAYALKITDLDPLEFDLLFERFLNPERVSMPDFDVDFCMDRRDEVIDHVADLYGREAVSQIITFGTMAAKAVVRDVGRVLGHPYGFVDRISKLIPAEPGMTLAKAFEVEPALQESYDGDEDVKELIDMCRRLEGVTRNAGKHAGGVVIAPTKITDFSPLYCDAEGNNPVTQFDKNDVETAGLVKFDFLGLRTLTIIDWALEMVNKVQLQNGLDPIRIEAIPLDDPKCFKLLQRYETTAVFQLESRGMKDLIKRLQPDCFEDMIALVALFRPGPLQSGMVDNFIERKHGREEVSYPDAQYQHESLRELLSPTYGIILYQEQVMQIAQVLSGYTLGGADMLRRAMGKKKPEEMAKQRGTFKEGAINNGIDGELSMKIFDLVEKFAGYGFNKSHSAAYALVSYQTLWLKTHFPAQFMAAVMSADMDNTDKIVTLVDECERMGLPLIPPDVNKGLFKFTVDEAFNIVYGIGAIKGVGEGPVESILEARVNGPFTDLFDFCARVDLKKLNKRIIEKLICAGALDSLGPHRASMMATLPQAISAAAQHAKAEAIGQHDMFGLLNSEPEDNKQQFVECMPWPDKIWLEGERDTLGLYLTGHPINQYLKELKQYTSGRLKDVHPTERGKTAKAAGLVVATRVMLTKRGAKMGLVTLDDKSARLEVMLFTEAFEKFNHLLEKDRILICEGEVSYDDFAGGNRMTARNIIDIGEARSHFARAVELRLAAERVPDEAWLEQFKATLEPWKGGAVPVVIDYMQEGTRASFTLGAAWQVNPSDELMLALESLLGSENVKLKFD
- the tilS gene encoding tRNA lysidine(34) synthetase TilS encodes the protein MNNTDICANIARLALPLLTHCASKPAAKLVLAYSGGVDSEVLAAGLSLFSQFHPEIDCRLLHVHHGLSAHADSWTEHCRKRAAFYGLPLIVEKVSVQKGKRESLEAKARAARYHAIAQHLHQNDILLTAHHEDDQLETLLLALKRGQGPKGLAAMGECQRKDHYWLLRPLLSVSRQQIEALAASEALVHIEDDSNQDDSFDRNFLRLEIIPALKRRWPSYAQTASRSARLCAEQQAAIEEEAASRLQPYLDETTPLEGTGFSLADFSSESLIWQKLLFRSYLSSLGLAAPSSSQLDQIIQQQLLAKEDAKLSVDCEQYQVKRFAGKAFAVARATASTDAEKACLLQQLLAVINGDKTCVNIPKSFFFSQNKTQVAPKWTLSISATGIRLALPRDLASVSIKYGAPSSVKCQPHFRPKGRELKKLWQELQIPPWRRAQVPLIYYGEHLVAAVGFWVDKAYLAKGDDLGVQVALEALR
- a CDS encoding IS3-like element ISSde8 family transposase (programmed frameshift), whose translation is MTRKSAVHISPLQKLEYAKLMVEQGYTNKQIEDMSGAGKSAVSRWKVQYQAELAGKTPENAKALTEDQRRIQLLEAQLKQAMRDNDNLKKGCSFLHSRQSKLKMMCEVKKANPEFKVNELCRAFEINCSSFYYKPIPLSIKKQSVMQLVEEVFTDSYSTYGKRRIQAELLDLDCRVGVYAISTVMKNLGLRAIRPKKKHYYPNQGEEQVYAPNLLRRQFNPTTYNTHWVGDITYIKSHQGWSYLACVLDLGTKEIVGYALSSQPNAALATAALNNAIQRKRPNTQALMFHSDQGCQYSAKVFRERLKHLGIEQSMSRRGNCWDNAVMERFFRSLKTERLNHLAFINHSAVVSVVEQYIQFYNYKRRHSAIDYKTPHQKYNELKKAA
- a CDS encoding AIPR family protein, producing MNPIIKAQLDTFKEKNPNSTFTESDFFEVMSIFSLENGILGENIDPFRAHLKGNEFGIDGVAISIQGTLCTDADEAEDILSIGKNHTSDFRFYQSKTSDSLDYGNISKFLDAVHDFFTNKRLVKGTQLESLVEVKDKIYEKAAKTSPSLRCYYCTTGSGQVSDVIQQLIATNKTRLVELNIFDQIHIECVGAKIIQNGFRSATNSSSAKLNFQKAITMPAHEKVDEAYIGYVPASEILAISLGEADAEGIRHINRALFYDNVRDFNPESEINKSIISELESGDNASFVFKNNGITVVSKSIDRKGDIFTIEDPEFNSEVRHLPN
- a CDS encoding IS30-like element ISSde3 family transposase, whose protein sequence is MSYQQLTEGRRYQISVLLDQGISITLIAKAINCHRATVYRELKRCHALQGYCPDSAQASACKMRRHSAKYTIPDTRINVVRFLLQHDWSPEQISRVLSGMNQAVSHEWIYRFVARNKRQGGKLYRHLRQGHKRYRRGKKEKAPAIKNGTSIDSRPAIVDTRERFGDWEIDTVLGKHGTGSIVTILERKTRFYLIKKVASKSAEDVTKATIELLMPYKQYVHTITADNGREFAHHEVIANALDTSFYFAHPYSSWERGANENANGLLRQYVKKGTDLRTVSDAIILFAQNRINYRPKKCLKFKQPAVVFKQLAA